Proteins encoded together in one Mycobacterium sp. MS1601 window:
- a CDS encoding SLC13 family permease, which translates to MAIVAAVIVVITLVLMTTGTVPAVLALLCALVVAGLVGIATPAELFAGLSNGGVITIAAMLVIAKGVLYTGVVSRVMYRLLNGVTSSTQALARLIPPVGFISALINTTPIVAMLIPAAKELEQQSGVPSRSVLLPIAHATTLAGSATLIGTSSNLLIAGLAAPAGIELSMFSWVPVAVPVAIVGWVVLLITAPLMLRGRTEPTERELSWRAEIPVTSRANILGNTAAAVGVRSTPDFDLLEIQRWGAPIDADSPIEDGDVLIYRATESGVRMLWNSPRFGQTRQDLFAVSIATEEHATIRDLEENDDIHVVAAQTTQLLRDTTAHAGEMCLVTTRSSDVLTDHPLVGLWQKVAGKAPQTSKTWIALAILAAVIMAGSLGVAPIELIAVTGAALMVVTQVLTPRSAVRALNWNILAIIAGSIGLGTIVVQSGLGAHVAEAILQLSSGSTALVILVIALGTTLLTNIVTNAAAAAILTPVALTVAAAAGLDPVVLLTLIGTCISFTFLNPFSHQSNLMVMKPGGYTTATFFRFGIPLTLVSLVTVCGVGWIML; encoded by the coding sequence ATGGCGATTGTTGCGGCAGTGATCGTGGTCATCACCCTTGTGCTGATGACCACCGGTACAGTTCCGGCGGTACTGGCGCTGCTCTGCGCGCTGGTGGTGGCCGGGCTCGTCGGGATCGCCACGCCCGCCGAACTCTTCGCCGGCCTGAGCAACGGCGGCGTCATCACCATCGCCGCCATGCTGGTGATCGCCAAGGGGGTGCTCTACACCGGCGTGGTGTCGCGCGTGATGTACCGGCTGCTCAACGGCGTCACCTCCTCGACCCAGGCGCTGGCTCGGCTGATCCCCCCCGTCGGCTTCATCTCCGCTCTCATCAACACCACACCGATCGTGGCCATGCTGATTCCGGCGGCCAAGGAACTGGAACAACAGTCCGGCGTACCCTCGCGCAGCGTGCTGTTGCCCATCGCGCACGCCACCACCTTGGCGGGGTCGGCGACGCTGATCGGCACCAGCTCCAATCTGTTGATCGCCGGACTGGCCGCACCCGCCGGGATCGAACTGTCGATGTTCTCCTGGGTTCCGGTGGCGGTGCCCGTAGCGATCGTCGGGTGGGTGGTACTGCTGATCACCGCACCGCTGATGCTGCGCGGACGCACCGAGCCTACCGAGCGCGAATTATCTTGGCGCGCCGAGATTCCGGTGACCAGCCGGGCCAACATCCTCGGCAACACCGCCGCGGCAGTCGGGGTGCGGTCGACACCGGACTTCGACTTGCTCGAGATCCAGCGCTGGGGTGCCCCGATCGATGCCGACTCCCCCATCGAAGACGGCGACGTCCTGATCTACCGGGCCACCGAATCGGGAGTGCGGATGCTGTGGAACAGCCCGCGCTTCGGCCAGACCCGCCAGGATCTGTTCGCGGTGTCCATCGCGACCGAGGAACACGCCACCATCCGCGATCTGGAGGAGAACGACGACATCCATGTGGTTGCCGCGCAAACCACCCAGTTGCTGCGCGACACCACCGCCCATGCCGGCGAGATGTGCCTGGTGACAACACGATCCAGCGATGTGTTGACCGACCACCCGCTGGTGGGGTTGTGGCAGAAGGTCGCCGGCAAGGCGCCGCAGACCAGCAAGACGTGGATTGCGCTGGCCATCCTGGCTGCCGTCATCATGGCAGGGTCGTTGGGAGTGGCCCCCATCGAACTCATCGCCGTCACCGGTGCCGCGCTCATGGTGGTCACCCAGGTGCTGACACCGCGGTCCGCGGTGCGGGCGCTGAACTGGAACATCCTGGCCATCATCGCCGGATCGATCGGACTGGGCACCATCGTGGTGCAGAGCGGCCTCGGCGCACACGTCGCCGAGGCGATCCTGCAACTGTCCAGCGGCAGTACCGCTCTGGTGATTCTGGTGATTGCACTGGGCACCACGCTGCTCACCAACATCGTCACCAATGCCGCGGCAGCCGCCATCCTGACCCCGGTGGCGCTCACCGTGGCCGCCGCGGCAGGGCTGGATCCGGTGGTGTTGCTGACCTTGATCGGCACGTGCATCTCGTTCACGTTCCTCAACCCGTTCAGCCACCAGTCCAACCTGATGGTGATGAAACCGGGTGGCTACACCACAGCGACCTTCTTCCGCTTCGGAATCCCCCTGACGCTGGTATCGCTGGTGACGGTGTGCGGGGTCGGGTGGATCATGCTGTGA
- a CDS encoding GatB/YqeY domain-containing protein codes for MTVDEVRAALRADLVGAMKARDAVHVAAVRTAIAAIDNAESVDIEGITATEVPRRELSDTEVQAILAQHVHDYGAEADGYDAVGQAEAAERLRRQAALLRRHL; via the coding sequence ATGACCGTCGACGAGGTGCGCGCAGCCCTGCGCGCCGATCTCGTAGGCGCCATGAAGGCCCGCGACGCTGTGCACGTCGCCGCGGTCCGCACGGCGATCGCCGCCATCGACAACGCCGAAAGCGTTGACATCGAGGGCATCACCGCCACCGAAGTGCCACGCCGGGAACTGTCGGACACCGAGGTGCAGGCCATCCTGGCCCAGCACGTGCACGACTACGGCGCCGAAGCGGACGGCTACGACGCTGTGGGCCAGGCCGAGGCCGCCGAGCGCCTACGCCGCCAGGCCGCGCTGCTGCGCCGTCACCTGTAG